In one window of Lepidochelys kempii isolate rLepKem1 chromosome 27, rLepKem1.hap2, whole genome shotgun sequence DNA:
- the SOST gene encoding sclerostin codes for MQISWAVCSVCVLIQIAIHTVEGWQVFKNDATEIIPELPENTETPVEQTYSNNNTMNQAKHGGRQPQQSLDPNDASDFSCRELRSTRYVIDGPCRSFKPIKELVCSGQCFPSHLLPNAIGRGKWWRQNALDYRCIPAHARTQRIQLACPQEETRTYKIRAVTACKCKRYTRYHNQSELKDFGKETIRPQKNKKPRLSRARGSKSNQPELENAY; via the exons ATGCAGATCTCTTGGGCTGTGTGCTCTGTCTGTGTCCTGATCCAAATTGCCATCCACACGGTAGAAGGGTGGCAAGTGTTTAAAAATGATGCTACAGAAATCATTCCTGAGCTCCCTGAAAATACAGAAACACCAGTGGAGCAGACTTACAGCAACAACAACACAATGAACCAGGCAAAACATGGGGGAAGACAGCCACAGCAGTCTCTGGATCCAAACg ATGCATCAGATTTCAGCTGCAGAGAGCTGCGCTCCACCCGGTATGTCATTGATGGGCCCTGCCGCAGCTTCAAACCCATAAAGGAGCTGGTCTGCTCAGGCCagtgtttcccctcccacctcctccctaaCGCTATTGGCAGAGGAAAGTGGTGGCGCCAGAATGCCCTGGATTACCGCTGCATTCCCGCGCACGCTCGCACTCAGCGCATCCAGCTGGCCTGCCCCCAGGAAGAGACTCGGACTTACAAAATCCGAGCTGTCACCGCATGCAAATGCAAGCGCTACACTCGCTACCATAACCAGTCTGAGCTGAAGGACTTTGGTAAGGAAACCATCAGGCCTCAGAAAAACAAGAAGCCTCGTCTCTCCAGAGCAAGGGGCAGCAAATCCAACCAGCCTGAGCTAGAAAACGCCTATTAG